One window from the genome of Bacillus tianshenii encodes:
- the ilvC gene encoding ketol-acid reductoisomerase: MAKVYYNGDANEAVLNGKKVAIIGYGSQGHAHALNLKESGVDVIVGLRQGKSWDQAVEDGHEVMSVKDASAAADIVMVLLPDEYQPKVYENEIKPGLEAGNSLVFAHGFNIHFNQVVPPADVDVFLVAPKGPGHLVRRTYTEGAGVPALIGIYQDTTGNAKETALAYAKQIGSARAGVLETSFQEETETDLFGEQAVLCGGLSSLVKAGFETLVEAGYQPEVAYFECLHELKLIVDLMYEGGLEGMRYSISDTAQWGDFVSGPRVVDERVKENMKEVLKDIQTGKFAKGWILENQANRPEFYAINSRENKHLIEEVGRELREMMPFVKAKKPKEVVSSAKN, from the coding sequence ATGGCAAAAGTATATTACAATGGCGATGCAAATGAGGCAGTACTTAATGGAAAGAAAGTAGCAATCATCGGTTACGGTTCACAAGGTCACGCACATGCGTTGAACTTGAAAGAGAGCGGCGTTGATGTAATTGTTGGTCTTCGTCAAGGTAAGTCTTGGGATCAAGCAGTAGAAGATGGCCACGAAGTAATGTCAGTGAAAGACGCATCTGCTGCAGCAGATATCGTTATGGTTCTTCTACCAGATGAGTATCAACCGAAAGTATACGAAAACGAAATCAAGCCAGGTCTTGAAGCAGGCAACTCACTTGTATTCGCACACGGCTTTAACATTCATTTCAACCAAGTTGTTCCTCCAGCAGATGTTGATGTATTCCTAGTGGCTCCGAAAGGCCCTGGTCATCTAGTACGTCGTACGTACACTGAAGGCGCTGGTGTACCTGCACTTATCGGTATCTATCAAGATACAACAGGTAACGCGAAAGAAACAGCTCTTGCATATGCGAAGCAAATCGGCTCAGCACGTGCTGGCGTTCTTGAAACATCTTTCCAAGAAGAAACAGAAACAGACTTGTTCGGTGAGCAAGCAGTTCTTTGCGGCGGCTTATCTTCACTAGTAAAAGCAGGCTTCGAAACACTTGTTGAAGCTGGTTACCAACCAGAAGTTGCATACTTCGAGTGCTTACATGAATTAAAATTAATCGTTGACCTTATGTATGAAGGCGGCTTAGAAGGTATGCGCTATTCAATCTCTGACACAGCACAATGGGGTGACTTCGTATCAGGCCCACGCGTTGTAGATGAGCGTGTGAAAGAGAACATGAAAGAAGTATTGAAAGACATCCAAACTGGTAAATTCGCGAAAGGCTGGATCCTTGAGAACCAAGCAAACCGTCCAGAGTTCTACGCAATTAATTCACGTGAAAACAAACATCTAATCGAAGAAGTTGGTCGTGAGCTACGTGAAATGATGCCATTCGTAAAAGCGAAAAAACCAAAGGAAGTGGTCAGCAGTGCGAAAAATTAA
- a CDS encoding 2-isopropylmalate synthase, whose translation MRKINIFDTTLRDGEQSAGVNLNFSEKMEVAKQLERLGVDIMEAGFPAASKGDFRAVQEIAEQIKGCSVTGLSRSNMRDIDISWEALKGGAEPRLHLFIATSPIHMTHKLRKTPEEVIETAVESVKYAARKFPIVQFSAEDACRTDLPFLAKIVKEVIDAGASVVNIPDTVGYITPIEYGKVFTYLKENVPNIDKVELSAHCHDDLGMAVANSLAAVEHGADQIECTINGIGERAGNAALEEIAVALHIRKDYYNANTGLTLNEIMRTSTLVKKLTGMVVPANKAVVGKNAFAHESGIHQDGVLKEKSTYEIISPDLVGVASNSMVLGKHSGRHAFRTHMEALGYQMSDEESNRVFIAFKELADKKKEITDDDLMALMTEERLGASASYYELTALQVQFGTNNIPTATITLTDPEGNELQEASTGAGSVEAIYNTLERMIESPVQLDDYRIQSNTGGRDALAEVYVRVNFHNKSSRGRGTAQDVLEASAKAYLSAINRVLLQEQWQEEKQKVVKG comes from the coding sequence GTGCGAAAAATTAACATCTTTGATACGACACTAAGAGACGGCGAACAATCCGCTGGTGTAAACCTTAACTTCTCTGAAAAAATGGAAGTAGCGAAGCAGCTTGAACGTCTTGGAGTGGATATTATGGAGGCTGGCTTTCCGGCCGCTTCCAAAGGTGATTTCCGTGCTGTACAAGAAATCGCTGAACAAATCAAAGGATGTTCTGTTACAGGTCTTTCACGTTCAAACATGCGTGATATCGATATCTCTTGGGAGGCTTTGAAAGGAGGCGCTGAACCGCGCCTCCACCTCTTTATAGCGACATCACCAATCCACATGACACACAAGCTTCGCAAAACACCTGAAGAAGTCATTGAAACAGCTGTTGAATCAGTAAAATATGCAGCGCGCAAATTCCCAATTGTCCAATTTTCCGCAGAGGATGCGTGTCGCACAGACCTTCCTTTCCTAGCGAAAATTGTGAAGGAAGTCATCGATGCAGGTGCGAGCGTTGTTAATATTCCTGATACAGTCGGCTATATTACACCAATTGAATACGGCAAAGTGTTCACATATCTGAAGGAAAACGTTCCGAACATTGATAAGGTTGAACTATCTGCTCACTGCCACGATGACTTAGGCATGGCAGTTGCCAACTCTCTTGCTGCAGTGGAGCATGGTGCAGACCAAATCGAATGTACGATTAACGGAATCGGTGAACGTGCTGGTAATGCAGCCCTTGAAGAAATCGCTGTTGCCCTTCACATTCGCAAAGATTACTACAATGCCAACACAGGCCTTACATTGAATGAAATTATGCGTACGAGCACACTTGTTAAGAAGCTAACAGGCATGGTCGTACCAGCAAATAAAGCGGTTGTCGGAAAGAATGCTTTTGCACACGAATCAGGCATTCACCAAGACGGCGTGCTGAAGGAAAAATCAACGTACGAAATCATTTCACCAGATCTTGTCGGTGTTGCATCCAATTCAATGGTTCTTGGCAAGCACTCTGGCCGCCATGCGTTCCGTACACATATGGAAGCACTTGGCTATCAGATGTCAGATGAAGAATCAAACCGTGTCTTCATCGCGTTTAAAGAGCTGGCAGATAAGAAGAAGGAAATCACAGATGATGACCTAATGGCATTAATGACAGAAGAGCGTCTTGGCGCCTCCGCTTCTTACTATGAATTGACAGCACTGCAAGTACAATTTGGTACAAATAACATTCCAACAGCGACAATTACACTGACAGACCCAGAAGGTAATGAACTGCAGGAAGCAAGCACTGGAGCAGGTAGTGTTGAAGCGATTTATAACACGTTAGAGCGAATGATTGAGTCACCAGTTCAATTGGATGATTACCGCATTCAATCAAACACAGGCGGGCGCGATGCATTGGCTGAAGTATACGTACGAGTGAACTTCCATAATAAATCATCACGCGGACGCGGAACAGCACAAGACGTCCTAGAAGCATCTGCGAAAGCCTACCTAAGTGCGATAAATCGTGTATTGCTTCAAGAACAATGGCAGGAAGAGAAGCAAAAAGTCGTAAAAGGATAA
- the leuD gene encoding 3-isopropylmalate dehydratase small subunit, which produces MEPIIVHKGKAAAMPRVNVDTDQIIPKQFLKRVERTGFGQFLFFDWRFNADGSDNENFELNKPENKGATVLVAGPNFGCGSSREHAPWSLQDYGFKVIIAPSFADIFYNNCLKNGILPIRLDSDAVKELQAKAEAADYELKVDLKQQTIADSSGFEQSFEIDPYWKEMLMNGWDEIDVTLTYEEKISAYEAAK; this is translated from the coding sequence ATGGAACCAATTATCGTGCACAAAGGAAAAGCAGCGGCAATGCCAAGAGTCAATGTCGATACAGACCAAATTATCCCGAAACAGTTCTTAAAGCGTGTTGAGCGCACAGGCTTTGGTCAATTTTTATTTTTCGACTGGCGCTTTAACGCAGACGGCAGCGACAATGAAAACTTTGAATTAAATAAGCCGGAAAATAAAGGGGCAACAGTACTTGTTGCAGGCCCTAACTTCGGTTGCGGCTCTTCACGTGAGCATGCGCCGTGGTCTCTGCAAGACTATGGATTCAAAGTGATTATCGCCCCATCATTTGCGGATATCTTCTATAATAACTGCTTGAAAAATGGGATTCTCCCAATTCGTCTTGACAGCGATGCGGTCAAAGAACTACAAGCGAAGGCAGAAGCAGCAGACTATGAGCTGAAGGTTGATTTGAAACAACAGACAATCGCAGACAGCAGCGGCTTTGAGCAATCCTTTGAAATCGACCCATACTGGAAAGAGATGCTTATGAACGGCTGGGATGAAATCGACGTCACTTTAACATACGAAGAAAAAATCTCAGCATACGAAGCTGCTAAATAA
- the leuC gene encoding 3-isopropylmalate dehydratase large subunit, with amino-acid sequence MSKPRTIIEKIWDKHAVMEEPGKPALLYIDLHLVHEVTSPQAFEGLRLKNRPVRRPDLTFATMDHNVPTDDRFNIKDEIAKKQIDTLSKNCEEFGVEIADLNSPEQGIVHVIGPELGLTQPGKTIVCGDSHTSTHGAFGALAFGIGTSEVEHVLATQTLWQSKPKTMKVHVSGELQTGVTAKDVILAVIGKHGVDFGTGHVIEYTGDVFKNMSMEERMTVCNMSIEGGAKAGLISPDEKTFEYIRGRRLAPQDEAFDAAVEEWKALATDEGAEYDTVIEMKGEQIAPQVTWGTNPSMCAAIDENVPGPADFTSETDQKATEQALAYMDLKAGTPISEIEIQHVFIGSCTNSRMSDLRAAAEVVKGRKVAQGVRALVVPGSQKIKLQAEQEGLDAIFTEAGFEWRESGCSMCLGMNPDTVPEGERCASTSNRNFEGRQGKGARTHLVSPAMAAAAAIEGRFVDVRKYQTELVK; translated from the coding sequence ATGTCGAAACCGAGAACGATAATCGAAAAAATCTGGGACAAACACGCGGTCATGGAAGAGCCAGGGAAGCCTGCATTGCTCTACATTGATTTGCATCTCGTTCATGAGGTTACGTCACCTCAAGCATTTGAAGGTCTTCGCTTGAAGAACCGTCCTGTCCGTCGTCCGGATTTAACATTTGCGACAATGGACCATAACGTGCCGACAGACGATCGTTTTAATATTAAAGACGAAATTGCGAAGAAGCAAATCGATACACTAAGCAAAAACTGTGAAGAATTTGGCGTTGAGATTGCCGACTTAAACAGCCCTGAACAAGGGATTGTCCACGTCATCGGACCTGAGCTTGGCTTAACACAGCCTGGTAAAACGATTGTCTGTGGTGACAGCCATACATCCACACACGGTGCGTTTGGTGCCCTTGCATTCGGGATTGGAACAAGTGAGGTTGAACATGTGCTTGCAACGCAAACACTATGGCAATCCAAGCCGAAAACGATGAAAGTTCACGTGAGCGGCGAGCTGCAAACAGGTGTTACTGCAAAGGACGTTATCCTTGCCGTAATCGGTAAGCACGGCGTTGATTTCGGTACAGGCCATGTTATCGAATATACAGGCGATGTATTCAAGAATATGAGCATGGAAGAGCGGATGACTGTCTGTAACATGTCGATTGAAGGCGGCGCGAAAGCTGGTCTAATCAGCCCTGATGAGAAAACATTCGAATATATCCGCGGTCGTCGCTTAGCACCTCAGGATGAAGCATTTGATGCGGCAGTTGAAGAGTGGAAAGCTCTTGCAACAGATGAAGGTGCAGAATATGATACTGTGATTGAAATGAAAGGCGAACAAATTGCGCCGCAAGTAACATGGGGAACGAACCCTTCAATGTGTGCTGCAATTGATGAAAATGTACCTGGCCCAGCTGATTTTACATCGGAAACGGATCAGAAGGCGACAGAACAAGCACTTGCTTACATGGACCTTAAGGCTGGCACACCGATCAGCGAAATTGAAATCCAGCACGTGTTCATCGGCTCCTGTACGAACTCCCGCATGAGTGACTTGCGTGCGGCAGCTGAAGTTGTAAAAGGACGCAAAGTTGCTCAAGGTGTTCGTGCCCTTGTTGTACCAGGCTCGCAAAAAATAAAGCTGCAAGCTGAGCAGGAAGGCCTTGATGCTATCTTTACAGAAGCTGGCTTTGAATGGCGCGAATCAGGCTGCAGTATGTGTCTTGGTATGAACCCAGACACCGTTCCTGAAGGAGAGCGCTGTGCATCAACTTCCAATCGTAACTTTGAAGGACGCCAAGGAAAAGGCGCCCGCACACACCTTGTCAGCCCGGCAATGGCAGCCGCAGCGGCAATTGAAGGACGCTTCGTCGACGTCCGCAAATACCAAACAGAACTAGTAAAATAA
- the ilvN gene encoding acetolactate synthase small subunit, whose product MKRIVTATVNNRSGVLNRITGLFSRRNYNIESITVGHTETPDISRMTFVVNVDDARKAEQLTKQLNKQIDVIKVQDITDQPMVSRELALIKVITTPQTRSEISGLIDPFRATVVDVSRTTTVVQVTGDSAKVEALIELLRPYGIKEVARTGTTAFARGTGVKPNQDNRSISLIQ is encoded by the coding sequence ATGAAGCGTATTGTAACTGCAACAGTAAATAACCGTTCAGGTGTACTAAACCGTATTACTGGCCTATTCTCTCGCCGTAACTACAATATCGAGAGCATTACAGTTGGCCATACTGAAACACCAGATATTTCAAGAATGACATTCGTCGTTAATGTTGATGATGCCCGCAAGGCTGAACAGCTGACGAAGCAATTAAACAAGCAAATTGATGTGATTAAAGTTCAAGACATTACAGACCAGCCGATGGTTTCACGTGAACTGGCGCTGATTAAGGTCATCACAACACCACAGACACGCAGTGAAATCTCAGGGTTAATCGACCCGTTCCGTGCGACAGTGGTAGATGTTAGCCGGACGACAACCGTCGTTCAAGTCACTGGTGATTCCGCTAAGGTCGAAGCATTAATTGAGCTGCTTCGTCCGTATGGCATCAAAGAAGTTGCTCGCACAGGTACAACAGCCTTTGCGCGAGGAACAGGCGTGAAGCCAAACCAAGATAATCGTTCCATTAGTTTAATTCAATAA
- the leuB gene encoding 3-isopropylmalate dehydrogenase yields MKKQIAVMPGDGIGTEIVQSAISVLERTADYYGHDFSFQFARIGGEAIDKDGTPLPDETVEICRNSDAILLGAVGGPKWDNNPSDLRPERGLLGIRKALGLFANLRPVMAFNSLSDASTLKPSVLEGIDLMIVRELTGGIYFGQPSERTKTEDGEDAAVDTLFYSRSEIERIVRKGFELATLRGKKLLSVDKANVLESSKFWREIVEEVAKDYPEVEYSHMLVDNAAMQLVRNPKALDVIVTENMFGDILSDEAAMLTGSLGMLPSASLSAEGPGLFEPVHGSAPDIAGQNKANPLATILSAAMMLKYSFEMSEEGSLIEAAVERVLEQGHRTADIAEDPSKALSTNEMTEKVLEALAHIHQAKQVSAN; encoded by the coding sequence ATGAAGAAACAAATCGCAGTCATGCCTGGCGATGGCATTGGCACAGAGATTGTACAAAGCGCCATTTCAGTGCTTGAAAGAACAGCAGATTACTATGGACATGACTTTTCATTTCAGTTTGCAAGAATCGGTGGAGAGGCGATTGATAAGGACGGAACACCTCTTCCTGATGAAACAGTCGAGATTTGCCGCAATAGTGATGCGATCCTATTAGGCGCAGTCGGTGGTCCGAAATGGGATAACAACCCATCAGACCTTCGTCCAGAACGTGGCTTGCTTGGTATCCGCAAAGCACTTGGCTTATTTGCGAACCTTCGTCCAGTGATGGCTTTTAACAGCTTAAGTGATGCATCAACCTTGAAGCCTTCTGTATTAGAGGGAATCGACTTAATGATTGTACGTGAGCTAACAGGCGGCATTTATTTCGGCCAGCCAAGTGAGCGGACGAAGACAGAAGACGGAGAAGATGCAGCTGTTGATACGCTTTTCTACAGCCGTTCAGAAATCGAGCGCATCGTGCGCAAAGGCTTTGAGCTTGCGACACTTCGTGGGAAAAAGCTCCTTTCCGTTGATAAGGCGAACGTGCTTGAATCAAGCAAATTCTGGCGCGAAATTGTTGAAGAAGTGGCAAAGGATTATCCTGAGGTTGAATACAGCCATATGCTCGTGGACAACGCGGCAATGCAGCTTGTACGCAATCCGAAGGCACTTGATGTCATTGTAACGGAAAACATGTTTGGTGATATCTTAAGTGATGAAGCTGCAATGCTGACAGGTTCGCTTGGAATGCTTCCTTCAGCAAGCCTTTCAGCAGAGGGGCCTGGCTTGTTCGAGCCTGTACATGGTTCAGCACCAGATATTGCAGGACAGAACAAAGCGAACCCACTTGCAACTATTCTTTCAGCAGCAATGATGTTAAAGTACTCATTTGAAATGTCTGAAGAAGGATCGTTAATTGAAGCAGCAGTTGAGCGTGTCCTTGAACAAGGTCACCGCACAGCAGATATTGCTGAAGATCCGAGCAAGGCTCTTTCTACAAATGAAATGACGGAAAAAGTGCTTGAAGCGCTAGCGCACATTCACCAAGCCAAACAAGTGTCAGCGAACTAA